A region from the Janthinobacterium agaricidamnosum genome encodes:
- a CDS encoding enoyl-CoA hydratase: MQYEDLIIDIQDKVAVIRLNRPKALNALNDNMMNELGHALLKFDADENIGCIVLTGSEKAFAAGADIAAMADYTYPDTFTQGYISRNWEHILRVRKPVVGAVAGYALGGGCELAMMCDFLIAADSAKFGQPEIKVGVTPGAGGTQRLPRAIGKAKAMDLLLTARTIDAAEAERIGLVSRVVPADKLLEETLTAAKTIAAMPTSVAMMIKDCVNRAFETTLTDGVAYERRLFQAAFGTPAQKEGMHAFLEKRLPNFDGL; this comes from the coding sequence ATGCAATACGAAGACCTGATCATCGACATCCAGGACAAAGTGGCGGTCATCCGCCTGAACCGTCCCAAGGCCTTGAATGCCTTGAACGACAATATGATGAATGAGCTGGGCCACGCCTTGCTGAAGTTCGATGCCGATGAGAATATCGGCTGCATCGTGCTCACGGGCAGCGAAAAAGCCTTTGCCGCCGGCGCCGACATCGCCGCCATGGCTGACTACACTTATCCCGATACCTTTACCCAGGGCTACATCAGCCGCAACTGGGAACATATCTTGCGCGTGCGCAAACCGGTGGTGGGCGCGGTGGCCGGCTATGCGCTCGGTGGCGGCTGCGAACTGGCCATGATGTGCGATTTCCTGATCGCCGCCGACAGCGCCAAATTCGGCCAGCCGGAAATCAAGGTTGGCGTCACGCCGGGCGCGGGCGGTACGCAGCGCCTGCCGCGCGCCATCGGCAAGGCCAAGGCCATGGATCTGCTGCTGACGGCACGCACCATCGATGCCGCCGAGGCGGAACGCATCGGCCTGGTGTCGCGCGTGGTGCCGGCCGATAAGTTGCTGGAAGAAACCCTGACTGCCGCCAAGACCATCGCCGCCATGCCGACCTCGGTGGCCATGATGATCAAGGATTGCGTCAACCGCGCCTTTGAAACGACCCTGACCGATGGCGTCGCCTACGAGCGCCGCTTGTTCCAGGCTGCCTTCGGCACGCCTGCACAAAAAGAAGGCATGCACGCTTTCCTGGAAAAGCGCTTGCCAAACTTCGACGGTCTTTGA
- the mltA gene encoding murein transglycosylase A has protein sequence MTRGSLPVSIGAVALALSACTTPSAPPAAAGGKAPPIAPTVVRPVPAKPADAKDAADVAAPTFVPAKFAALPGWARDDMRAAWPAFMASCGVLVKRPDWKESCTIARQVNADSDKAIRLFFETFFVPNQVITADGASTGLVTGYYEPLLHGARKRGGPYQTPLYKVPDDLVSVDLAGVYPELKNMRLRGKLVGKKVIPYATRADIERATSVTGKELLWVDDEVEAFFLQVQGSGRVQLTDTQETVRVAYADQNGHPYKSIGRYLVDKGELTLSQASAQGIKAWIAGHPTRKDELFNANPSYVFFKEERLPDPKVGPKGALGVPLTPQRSVAIDSRFLPLGAPVFLSTTQANSEIPMQRLVMAQDTGGAIRGPIRVDYFFGFGAEAAENAGRMKQSGAVWVLLPKQAPAR, from the coding sequence TTGACACGCGGTAGTCTACCCGTTTCCATCGGCGCCGTCGCGCTTGCGCTTTCCGCCTGTACCACGCCATCGGCGCCACCGGCCGCCGCCGGCGGCAAGGCGCCGCCCATCGCGCCGACCGTCGTCAGGCCCGTGCCCGCCAAGCCGGCCGACGCCAAGGATGCCGCGGATGTGGCAGCGCCCACCTTTGTGCCCGCCAAGTTCGCCGCCTTGCCTGGCTGGGCCCGCGACGACATGCGCGCCGCCTGGCCAGCCTTCATGGCTTCGTGCGGCGTGCTGGTGAAGCGTCCGGACTGGAAGGAATCGTGCACGATCGCGCGCCAGGTGAATGCCGACAGCGACAAGGCCATCCGTCTGTTCTTCGAGACCTTCTTTGTGCCCAATCAAGTCATTACGGCCGATGGTGCCAGCACGGGCCTCGTCACCGGCTACTACGAGCCGCTGCTGCACGGCGCGCGCAAGCGCGGCGGTCCATACCAGACGCCACTGTACAAGGTGCCTGACGACCTGGTCTCGGTGGACTTGGCTGGCGTGTATCCGGAACTGAAGAACATGCGTCTGCGGGGCAAGCTGGTCGGCAAGAAGGTGATACCGTACGCGACCCGTGCCGACATCGAGCGCGCCACGTCCGTCACGGGCAAGGAATTGCTGTGGGTGGATGACGAAGTCGAGGCGTTCTTCCTGCAGGTGCAGGGTTCCGGCCGCGTGCAGCTGACCGATACGCAGGAAACCGTGCGCGTGGCATATGCGGATCAAAACGGCCACCCCTACAAGTCGATTGGCCGCTACCTGGTCGACAAGGGCGAGCTGACCCTGAGCCAGGCGTCCGCGCAAGGCATCAAGGCGTGGATTGCCGGCCACCCGACGCGCAAGGATGAATTGTTCAACGCTAACCCCAGCTATGTCTTCTTCAAGGAAGAGCGTTTGCCCGATCCGAAAGTGGGGCCGAAGGGTGCGCTGGGCGTGCCGTTGACGCCGCAGCGCTCGGTGGCCATCGATTCGCGCTTCCTGCCGCTGGGCGCGCCCGTGTTTTTGTCCACGACGCAAGCCAATAGCGAGATTCCCATGCAGCGCCTGGTGATGGCGCAGGATACGGGCGGCGCCATTCGCGGGCCGATCCGTGTCGATTATTTCTTTGGCTTTGGCGCGGAAGCGGCCGAGAATGCGGGCCGCATGAAGCAGAGCGGCGCCGTGTGGGTATTGTTGCCGAAGCAGGCACCGGCGCGGTGA
- the apaG gene encoding Co2+/Mg2+ efflux protein ApaG has translation MATYEFTVTVKTQYLPEQSAPDQGRHVFSYTIRVVNTGTAGAQLISRHWVITDANNKVEEVRGLGAVGHQPLLQPGEQFEYTSGTMLGTPQGSMHGEYFCVAEDGHQFEALIPEFVLSVPRTLH, from the coding sequence ATGGCGACTTATGAATTTACGGTAACGGTCAAGACGCAATACCTGCCCGAGCAATCGGCACCGGACCAGGGGCGGCACGTGTTCAGCTACACGATCCGCGTCGTCAACACGGGCACGGCCGGCGCGCAACTGATTTCGCGCCACTGGGTCATCACGGATGCGAACAACAAGGTGGAAGAGGTACGGGGCCTGGGCGCCGTCGGCCACCAGCCGCTGCTGCAGCCGGGCGAGCAGTTCGAGTACACGAGCGGCACCATGCTGGGCACGCCGCAAGGCTCGATGCATGGCGAATACTTCTGCGTGGCCGAAGACGGCCATCAGTTCGAAGCTTTGATTCCCGAGTTCGTGCTGTCGGTGCCGCGCACCCTGCATTGA
- a CDS encoding MFS transporter, producing MSPITFIEQRIFSSFFQYCTRYLRGDGSAASVNFRRLWFSNGLNCFGAQITSLALPLCAVLLLHATPEQMGVLVALQALPFALFGLPVGVLLDRRSKHPIMLFSESMSGLALASVAVAYWCGVLSMPWLYIVGFIIGTGFVVGGGAEQVFLTFLVGRDGLIDAQSKFAATESASRLIGPGLAGVLVQILSAPVAILCTACGYLISVFNLRAMSVRDPRPAPSDKHALRDIADGLLFVWREPLLRALVWGAGIWHFLFYASMALTVLFATRDLGMSPGVLGMTQMLGGAGVLLSAFIVKPLTKRYGAGRTILIGLASTSLCFALTPTIPAALFGSAAASAVAYAILMFFFDCGVMLFFIPYLGLRQKVTPDPMLGRMTSTMRFLTVATAPLGALAAGWVAEHFGVRNGLACIAAGSIALTVAMVWGTPLRSVRT from the coding sequence GTGAGTCCGATCACCTTTATCGAGCAGCGTATTTTCTCCTCCTTCTTCCAGTACTGCACCCGCTATCTGCGCGGCGACGGCAGCGCCGCCAGCGTCAATTTCCGCCGCCTGTGGTTCAGCAACGGCCTCAATTGCTTCGGCGCCCAGATCACCTCGCTGGCCCTGCCCCTTTGCGCGGTACTGCTGCTGCATGCGACGCCGGAACAGATGGGCGTACTGGTCGCGCTACAGGCGCTGCCGTTCGCCCTGTTTGGCTTGCCCGTCGGCGTGCTGCTGGACAGGCGCAGCAAGCACCCGATCATGCTGTTCAGCGAAAGCATGTCCGGCCTGGCCCTGGCCAGCGTGGCCGTGGCCTACTGGTGCGGCGTGCTGTCGATGCCATGGTTATATATAGTGGGATTCATCATCGGCACGGGCTTCGTCGTCGGCGGCGGCGCCGAACAGGTGTTTCTGACTTTCCTCGTGGGCCGCGATGGCTTGATCGATGCGCAATCGAAATTTGCCGCCACGGAATCGGCTTCGCGCCTGATCGGCCCCGGCCTGGCCGGCGTGCTGGTGCAAATACTGTCGGCGCCCGTCGCCATCCTGTGCACGGCCTGCGGATACTTGATTTCCGTTTTCAATTTGCGCGCCATGAGCGTGCGCGACCCACGGCCGGCCCCCTCTGACAAGCACGCCTTGCGCGACATCGCCGACGGCTTGCTGTTCGTCTGGCGCGAGCCGCTGCTGCGCGCGCTGGTCTGGGGCGCCGGCATCTGGCACTTCCTGTTTTATGCCAGCATGGCTTTGACGGTGCTGTTCGCCACACGCGACCTGGGCATGAGCCCTGGCGTGCTGGGCATGACGCAGATGCTGGGCGGCGCCGGCGTCTTGCTCAGCGCCTTCATCGTCAAGCCGCTGACGAAGCGCTACGGCGCTGGCCGCACCATCCTGATCGGCCTGGCTTCGACCTCGCTCTGCTTTGCCCTGACGCCAACGATTCCCGCCGCGCTGTTCGGCAGCGCGGCGGCCAGTGCCGTCGCCTATGCCATATTGATGTTTTTTTTCGATTGCGGCGTGATGCTGTTCTTTATTCCCTACCTGGGCTTGCGCCAGAAAGTCACGCCCGATCCCATGCTGGGCCGCATGACATCGACCATGCGCTTCCTGACGGTGGCAACGGCGCCGCTGGGCGCGCTGGCCGCCGGCTGGGTCGCGGAACATTTTGGCGTGCGCAATGGCCTGGCCTGCATCGCGGCAGGCAGCATTGCGTTGACGGTCGCCATGGTATGGGGCACGCCGCTGCGTAGCGTGCGCACCTGA
- a CDS encoding universal stress protein: protein MFNTILFPTDGSPLSDKAAETALAFAQLNKAKLVAISVVQPFPFSPMADGGIVLDASLYEQQMQEASQRAIDKIGAAARAAGVAFEGVVAVSPSPHDEIVNAAQTYHCDIILMASHGRKGLNKLFVGSETQKVLAHTHLPVMVLR from the coding sequence ATGTTTAACACCATCTTATTTCCCACCGACGGCTCGCCGTTGTCCGACAAAGCCGCCGAGACCGCCCTCGCCTTTGCCCAATTGAACAAGGCCAAGCTGGTCGCCATCAGCGTGGTGCAACCGTTCCCGTTCTCGCCGATGGCCGACGGCGGCATCGTCCTCGACGCCAGCCTGTATGAACAGCAGATGCAGGAAGCTTCGCAACGCGCGATCGACAAGATCGGCGCAGCGGCACGCGCCGCCGGCGTGGCTTTCGAAGGCGTGGTGGCAGTGTCACCGAGCCCGCACGACGAAATCGTCAATGCGGCGCAAACCTACCATTGCGACATCATCCTGATGGCCTCGCATGGCCGCAAGGGCTTGAACAAGCTGTTCGTGGGCAGCGAAACGCAAAAAGTGCTCGCGCATACGCATTTGCCGGTCATGGTTCTGCGTTAA